A stretch of Gossypium hirsutum isolate 1008001.06 chromosome A06, Gossypium_hirsutum_v2.1, whole genome shotgun sequence DNA encodes these proteins:
- the LOC107962114 gene encoding phosphatidylinositol/phosphatidylcholine transfer protein SFH3 isoform X1, whose product MGIVSQEAILELQALMDSVEEPLNITFQNVHQGFRAETLVRFLKAREWNVAKAHKMLVDCLHWRVQNTIDDILAKPIVPSELYGAVRDSQLIGMSGYSREGLPVFAIGVGLSTFDKASVHYYVQSHIQINEYRDRVILPSASKKHGRPITTCIKVLDMTGLKLSALSKIKLLTIISTIDDLNYPEKTNTYYIVNAPYIFSACWKVVKPLLQERTRKKIQVLPGCGRDELLKIMDIASLPHFCRKDGSGSSRNAENENCFSLDHPFHQQLYNYIKQQSLITEPAQPIKQGSFHVDLPEPAAEETEIAKSLESELQKFEKGNMLSKSTDGIKTDDD is encoded by the exons ATGGGGATCGTTTCTCAGGAAGCCATCCTTGAGTTGCAGGCATTGATGGATTCAG TCGAAGAGCCTCTCAACATTACATTTCAG AATGTCCATCAAGGTTTTAGAGCTGAAACATTGGTGCGGTTTCTAAAAGCAAGAGAATGGAATGTTGCCAAAGCCCATAAAATG TTGGTGGACTGCTTGCATTGGAGGGTGCAGAATACCATTGACGATATATTAGCA AAACCCATTGTTCCTTCAGAACTTTATGGAGCAGTGCGTGATTCACAGCTCATAGGAATGTCTGGCTACTCAAGAGAG GGTCTTCCTGTCTTTGCTATTGGTGTGGGGCTTAGCACGTTTGACAAAGCATCT GTTCACTACTATGTGCAATCACATATTCAAATCAATGAATATCGGGATCGTGTAATTCTG CCTTCTGCGTCTAAAAAGCATGGGCGACCTATAACCACCTGTATAAAAGTATTAGATATGACTGGCCTGAAGCTTTCAGCACTGAGCAAAATAAAG TTGTTGACAATCATCTCCACAATTGATGACTTGAACTACCCAGAGAAGACAAATACATATTACATTGTAAATGCGCCATATATTTTCTCTGCTTGTTGGAAG GTTGTCAAGCCCCTTTTGCAAGAGAGAACAaggaaaaaaattcaagttttgcCAGGTTGCGGTCGAGATGAACTATTGAAA atAATGGATATTGCATCACTACCACATTTCTGTAGAAAAGATGGGTCAGGATCATCACGCAATGCAGAAAATGAAAACTGCTTTTCGCTGGATCAtccttttcatcaacaactcTACAACTACATAAAGCAGCAGTCCTTAATCACTGAACCTGCTCAACCTATTAAACAGGGATCTTTTCATGTCGATCTACCCGAGCCAGCTGCTGAAGAAACAGAGATTGCTAAAAGCCTGGAGTCAGAGTTGCAAAAGTTTGAGAAGGGGAACATGCTGTCTAAGTCCACCGATGGCATCAAAACTGATGATGACTGA
- the LOC107962114 gene encoding SEC14 cytosolic factor isoform X2, which translates to MGIVSQEAILELQALMDSVEEPLNITFQNVHQGFRAETLVRFLKAREWNVAKAHKMLVDCLHWRVQNTIDDILAKPIVPSELYGAVRDSQLIGMSGYSREGLPVFAIGVGLSTFDKASVHYYVQSHIQINEYRDRVILPSASKKHGRPITTCIKVLDMTGLKLSALSKIKLLTIISTIDDLNYPEKTNTYYIVNAPYIFSACWKVVKPLLQERTRKKIQVLPGCGRDELLKGSFHVDLPEPAAEETEIAKSLESELQKFEKGNMLSKSTDGIKTDDD; encoded by the exons ATGGGGATCGTTTCTCAGGAAGCCATCCTTGAGTTGCAGGCATTGATGGATTCAG TCGAAGAGCCTCTCAACATTACATTTCAG AATGTCCATCAAGGTTTTAGAGCTGAAACATTGGTGCGGTTTCTAAAAGCAAGAGAATGGAATGTTGCCAAAGCCCATAAAATG TTGGTGGACTGCTTGCATTGGAGGGTGCAGAATACCATTGACGATATATTAGCA AAACCCATTGTTCCTTCAGAACTTTATGGAGCAGTGCGTGATTCACAGCTCATAGGAATGTCTGGCTACTCAAGAGAG GGTCTTCCTGTCTTTGCTATTGGTGTGGGGCTTAGCACGTTTGACAAAGCATCT GTTCACTACTATGTGCAATCACATATTCAAATCAATGAATATCGGGATCGTGTAATTCTG CCTTCTGCGTCTAAAAAGCATGGGCGACCTATAACCACCTGTATAAAAGTATTAGATATGACTGGCCTGAAGCTTTCAGCACTGAGCAAAATAAAG TTGTTGACAATCATCTCCACAATTGATGACTTGAACTACCCAGAGAAGACAAATACATATTACATTGTAAATGCGCCATATATTTTCTCTGCTTGTTGGAAG GTTGTCAAGCCCCTTTTGCAAGAGAGAACAaggaaaaaaattcaagttttgcCAGGTTGCGGTCGAGATGAACTATTGAAA GGATCTTTTCATGTCGATCTACCCGAGCCAGCTGCTGAAGAAACAGAGATTGCTAAAAGCCTGGAGTCAGAGTTGCAAAAGTTTGAGAAGGGGAACATGCTGTCTAAGTCCACCGATGGCATCAAAACTGATGATGACTGA
- the LOC107962115 gene encoding oligopeptide transporter 3 — MATKTHTDPEKPNAEGTAENEDTSPVEEVALVVPETDDPTLPVLTFRAWFLGLVSCVLLIFLNTFFTYRTQPLTISAILMQISVLPIGKFMARTLPTTQYSLLGWHFSLNPGPFNIKEHVIITIFANCGVSFGGGDAYSIGAITVMKAYYKQSLNFLCGVLIVLTTQILGYGWAGMLRRYLVDPAEMWWPSNLAQVSLFRALHEKDSKKKGLTRMQFFLAVMVASFAYYALPGYLFPILTFFSWVCWAWPHSITAQQIGSGYHGLGIGAFTLDWAGISAYHGSPLVTPWSSIVNVGIGFVMFVYIIIPLCYWKFNTFDARKFPIFSNQLFTHSGHKYDTTKILTPQYDLNISAYNSYSKLYLSPLFALSIGSGFARFTATLTHVALFNGSDILKQSRSAMKNVKLDIHAKLMKKYKQVPEWWFYILLIGSIVLSLMMSFVYKKEVQLPWWGMLFAFALAWIVTLPIGVIQATTNQQPGYDIIAQFIIGYILPGKPIANLLFKIYGRISTIHALSFLSDLKLGHYMKIPPRCMYTAQLVGTVVAGIVNLGVAWWMLDDIDNICDVEGNHPDSPWTCPKYRVTFDASVIWGLIGPRRLFGPGGMYRNLVWLFLIGAFLPVPVWVLSKIFPEKKWIPLINIPVISYGFAGMPPATPTNIASWLITGTIFNYFVFKYHKRWWQKYNYVLSAALDAGTAFMGVLLFFALQNEGHNLKWWGTEVDHCPLATCPTAPGISVEGCPVFK; from the exons ATGGCCACCAAGACCCATACGGATCCAGAGAAACCAAATGCCGAGGGCACCGCCGAGAACGAAGACACGAGTCCGGTGGAGGAGGTTGCCTTGGTGGTGCCGGAAACCGACGACCCTACTCTCCCTGTCCTGACCTTTCGTGCCTGGTTCCTCGGTTTGGTATCATGTGTGCTCTTAATCTTTCTCAACACTTTCTTCACTTACCGTACGCAGCCGCTCACCATCTCCGCAATCCTCATGCAAATCTCGGTCTTGCCCATTGGCAAGTTCATGGCCAGGACTCTACCAACCACCCAGTACAGCCTTCTCGGGTGGCACTTCAGCTTGAATCCTGGGCCGTTCAACATCAAGGAGCATGTCATCATCACCATCTTCGCCAATTGCGGGGTGTCTTTTGGTGGGGGTGATGCTTATTCCATTGGTGCCATAACTGTCATGAAGGCTTACTATAAACAGAGCTTGAATTTCCTCTGCGGCGTCCTTATTGTCTTGACTACCCAG ATTTTGGGGTATGGATGGGCTGGCATGCTTCGGAGGTACCTGGTTGATCCAGCAGAAATGTGGTGGCCTTCAAACTTGGCTCAGGTTTCTTTATTTAG AGCACTCCATGAAAAGGACTCTAAAAAGAAAGGATTGACTCGAATGCAATTTTTTCTAGCTGTAATGGTGGCAAGCTTTGCATATTATGCTCTGCCGGGCTATTTATTCCCAATCTTGACATTCTTCTCATGGGTTTGTTGGGCGTGGCCACATAGCATCACAGCACAGCAAATTGGGTCTGGATACCATGGACTTGGCATTGGTGCATTCACCCTTGACTGGGCTGGGATCTCAGCTTACCATGGCAGTCCACTGGTTACCCCTTGGTCCTCCATTGTCAACGTGGGGATAGGCTTTGTCATGTTCGTCTACATCATTATCCCTCTTTGTTATTGGAAGTTTAACACCTTCGATGCTCGAAAATTCCCAATATTCTCTAATCAGCTCTTTACTCACAGTGGCCATAAATATGATACAACTAAGATCTTGACACCGCAGTACGATCTGAATATTTCTGCATATAACAGTTATAGCAAACTCTACCTTAGCCCACTTTTTGCCTTATCTATTGGATCAGGATTCGCTAGGTTCACAGCAACCCTCACTCATGTGGCATTGTTTAATGGCAG TGATATTCTGAAGCAGAGCAGATCAGCAATGAAGAATGTGAAGTTGGACATCCATGCAAAGCTGATGAAAAAATACAAACAAGTTCCTGAATGGtggttttacattttattaatcGGAAGTATCGTTCTGTCACTTATGATGTCCTTTGTATATAAGAAGGAGGTACAGCTGCCATGGTGGGGTATGCTCTTTGCCTTTGCTTTGGCCTGGATTGTCACCCTTCCTATTGGAGTCATTCAGGCAACTACGAACCAG CAACCTGGATATGACATTATAGCCCAGTTCATAATTGGTTATATCTTGCCCGGAAAGCCCATTGCAAACCTGCTTTTCAAGATATACGGGCGGATCAGCACCATCCATGCTCTTTCTTTCTTGTCTGATCTCAAACTTGGGCACTACATGAAAATCCCACCACGTTGCATGTACACAGCTCAG CTTGTGGGAACTGTAGTTGCAGGTATTGTCAACCTTGGAGTTGCATGGTGGATGTTAGATGACATTGACAACATCTGTGATGTTGAAGGAAATCATCCTGATAGCCCATGGACTTGCCCTAAATACAGGGTCACCTTCGACGCATCTGTTATCTGGGGCTTAATAGGACCAAGGAGACTTTTCGGACCAGGAGGGATGTATCGTAACTTAGTGTGGTTGTTCCTCATTGGAGCGTTCTTGCCTGTTCCTGTTTGGGTTTTGAGCAAAATTTTCCCAGAAAAGAAATGGATCCCCTTGATTAACATACCGGTCATATCTTATGGTTTTGCCGGAATGCCACCCGCAACTCCCACCAACATTGCAAGTTGGCTCATCACTGGAACCATCTTCAACTATTTTGTGTTCAAGTACCACAAGCGGTGGTGGCAGAAATATAATTATGTTCTATCTGCAGCATTAGATGCTGGAACTGCATTCATGGGTGTTCTACTGTTCTTTGCTTTGCAAAATGAAGGCCATAACCTGAAATGGTGGGGCACTGAAGTCGATCACTGTCCTCTCGCAACCTGTCCGACAGCCCCAGGTATCTCAGTTGAAGGATGTCCAGTTTTTAAATAG
- the LOC107962113 gene encoding C2 and GRAM domain-containing protein At1g03370: MKLIVGVIEARNIPAMDVNGFSDPYVKLQLGKQRHKTKVVKKTLNPSWGEEFSFKVEDLNEELLITVLDEDKYFNDDFVGQLKVSVSQVFDAHNKSLGTVWYSLHPRNKKLKNKECGEILLNIYFSQNNSYLDSTYNGDHASASKKHEDMDVKDISRSFSGSSNSSSPTRQDDNVSSKEEKSSAQKSLAGRITQMFNRNFDIGPTTSTRGTDLMEIPEISRADVFDNKSDDQSSSFEEAMEALCSRDQGSEIPSNLPGGVLLDQLYVIAPKELNSLLFSPDSSFPRSLAEVQGSTDLQIGPWKFENGGESLKRIYSYIRAPTKLIKAVKATEEQTYIKADGKTFAVLASVSTPDVMYGSTFKVEVLYCIGPGPELPSGEESSHLVISWRMNFLQSTMMKSMIENGARQGLKESFEQFTTLLEQTIKPVDSKDIGLSKEQILGSLQAETESDWKLAVQYFANFTMVSTVFMSLYVIVHICLAAPSTIQGLEFLGLDLPDSIGEFIVCGILVLQGERVLQLISRFMHARVQKGSDHGVKAQGDGWLLTVALIEGSNLAAVDSSGYCDPYVVFTCNGKTRTSSIKYQKSAPQWNEIFEFDAMKEPPSVLDLEVFDFDGPFDEATSLGHAEVNFVRSNISDLADVWVSLHGKLAQACQSKLHLRIFVENTRGGNVVTEYLRKMEKEVGKKINVRSPQTNSAFQKLFGLPPEEFLINDFTCHLKRKMPLQGRLFLSPRIIGFHANLFGHKTKFFFLWEDIEDIQVLPPTLASMGSPVIVVTLRPGRGMDARHGAKTRDEEGRLKFHYQSFVSFNVAYRTIMALWKARALSPEQKVQIVEEESEAKSLQSDGSGSFLGLEDVSMSEVYSCALPVPTGFCMELFSGGELEYKAMKKAGGLDYSCTPWESEKDDAYERQICYKFDKRVSRYRGEMTSTQQKSQLPNKNGWHIEEVMTLQGVPLGDYFNIHLRYQIEDLHSKAEGCQVRVFFGIAWLKSTWHQKRITKNIISNLQQRLKVIFGVVEKEFSRR; encoded by the exons atgaagctcATTGTGGGCGTAATTGAAGCAAGGAACATACCAGCCATGGATGTAAACGGCTTCAGTGATCCCTACGTCAAGCTTCAACTTGGGAAACAGAGGCACAAAACCAAAGTGGTGAAGAAGACGTTGAACCCAAGTTGGGGAGAGGAATTTAGTTTCAAGGTCGAGGATTTGAATGAGGAGCTTCTTATCACCGTCTTGGATGAGGATAAGTATTTCAATGATGACTTTGTGGGTCAGCTTAAAGTCTCCGTTTCCCAGGTTTTCGATGCTCATAATAAATCTCTTGGCACTGTTTGGTATTCCCTCCACCCTAGGAATAAGAAGTTGAAGAACAAGGAGTGTG GTGAAATACTTCTAAATATCTATTTTTCCCAAAACAATTCATACCTGGACTCGACTTATAATGGTGATCATGCATCAGCATCGAAGAAGCATGAAGACATGGATGTTAAGGATATTTCTAGGTCTTTTAGTGGTTCATCAAACTCCTCTTCTCCGACGAGACAAGATGATAATGTGTCTTCCAAAGAAGAGAAATCAAGTGCACAAAAATCCCTAGCAGGTCGAATCACTCAAATGTTTAATAGAAATTTTGACATTGGTCCTACTACCTCCACTAGGGGCACTGATTTGATGGAGATACCTGAAATTTCAAGAGCTGATGTTTTTGATAACAAGTCTGATGATCAGTCATCTTCTTTTGAGGAAGCGATGGAAGCATTGTGTTCCCGAGATCAGGGAAGTGAAATTCCGAGTAATTTACCTGGAGGAGTGCTTCTAGACCAATTATATGTGATTGCGCCAAAAGAACTAAACTCTCTACTTTTTTCACCTGATTCAAGTTTTCCTAGGTCATTAGCAGAGGTGCAGGGATCTACAGACCTACAAATTGGGCCTTGGAAATTTGAGAATGGTGGTGAGagtttgaaaagaatttattctTACATCAGGGCTCCGACCAAATTAATTAAGGCTGTGAAAGCCACTGAGGAGCAGACATATATAAAAGCCGATGGGAAGACTTTTGCCGTTTTAGCGTCTGTGAGCACTCCGGATGTTATGTATGGGAGCACTTTCAAAGTCGAAGTGCTGTACTGCATTGGCCCTGGACCTGAGCTTCCATCTGGAGAAGAATCTTCCCATTTGGTGATTTCATGGCGGATGAACTTCTTGCAGAGCACAATGATGAAAAGTATGATAGAAAATGGAGCCCGGCAGGGTCTAAAGGAAAGCTTTGAGCAATTCACTACTCTACTAGAGCAGACTATTAAGCCAGTTGATTCAAAGGATATTGGGTTGAGCAAAGAACAGATTTTGGGATCATTGCAGGCTGAAACCGAGTCAGATTGGAAGTTGGCAGTCCAGTACTTTGCTAATTTTACTATGGTTTCTACAGTTTTTATGAGCTTATATGTAATAGTCCATATCTGCCTAGCTGCACCCAGTACAATTCAAGGACTAGAGTTTTTAGGGCTTGATTTGCCTGATTCAATTGGTGAATTTATTGTGTGTGGTATTTTGGTTCTTCAAGGTGAAAGGGTGTTGCAGTTAATCTCCCGCTTCATGCATGCCAGAGTGCAGaaag GGAGTGATCATGGAGTGAAAGCACAAGGGGATGGATGGTTACTAACAGTTGCCTTGATTGAGGGAAGTAATTTAGCTGCTGTAGATTCAAGTGGTTACTGTGATCCATATGTTGTGTTCACTTGCAACGGGAAAACTAGAACCAGCTCAATCAAGTACCAGAAATCTGCTCCCCAGTGGAATG aaatatttgaatttgatgcAATGAAAGAGCCTCCTTCTGTACTGGATTTAGAAGTTTTTGATTTTGATGGGCCTTTTGATGAAGCTACATCTTTGGGACATGCTGAGGTTAATTTTGTAAGATCTAATATATCAGATCTAGCTGATGTGTGGGTTTCTCTGCACGGTAAGTTGGCTCAGGCATGCCAGTCTAAGCTGCACTTGAGAATTTTTGTGGAAAATACAAGAGGTGGAAATGTGGTTACAGAGTACTTAAGAAAGATGGAGAAAGAAGTGGGGAAGAAG ATAAATGTGAGGTCCCCTCAAACGAATTCAGCCTTTCAAAAACTTTTTGGGCTTCCACCAGAGGAATTTCTCATAAATGACTTTACCTGTCACTTGAAACGGAAAATGCCTCTACAG GGTCGCCTGTTTTTATCACCAAGAATAATTGGGTTTCATGCCAATTTATTTGGCCACAAGACAAAATTCTTCTTCCTTTGGGAAGACATTGAAGATATTCAAGTTCTTCCACCTACTTTGGCATCAATGGGCAGTCCAGTTATTGTTGTGACTCTCCGTCCAGGAAGAGGGATGGATGCTAGACATGGTGCAAAGACTCGAGATGAGGAAGGCAGGCTGAAGTTCCATTATCAGTCTTTTGTATCTTTCAATGTAGCTTATCG aaCAATCATGGCTCTGTGGAAAGCCAGAGCCTTGAGCCCAGAACAGAAAGTGCAAATAGTTGAAGAAGAGTCCGAGGCAAAAAGCCTCCAAAGTGACGGGAGTGGATCTTTCTTAGGCCTTGAGGATGTCAGTATGTCTGAGGTTTATTCCTGTGCTCTTCCTGTTCCC ACTGGTTTCTGCATGGAGTTATTTAGTGGTGGTGAATTGGAGTATAAAGCTATGAAGAAAGCTGGCGGTCTTGACTATTCTTGCACTCCATGGGAATCAGAAAAGGATGATGCATACGAGAGGCAAATATGTTACAAATTCGATAAGCGTGTATCCCGCTATAGAGGAGAGATGACTAGTACTCAGCAGAAATCCCAACTTCCCAATAAGAACGGTTGGCATATTGAAGAAGTTATGACTCTCCAAGGTGTTCCACTCGGGGACTATTTCAAT ATTCACCTTAGATACCAAATCGAGGACTTGCACTCAAAAGCAGAGGGATGTCAGGTGCGAGTATTTTTTGGAATTGCATGGTTGAAAAGCACATGGCATCAAAAAAGGATTACCAAAAACATCATTTCAAATCTACAACAACGCTTGAAGGTGATTTTTGGTGTCGTTGAGAAGGAATTTAGTAGAAGATAG
- the LOC107962116 gene encoding nudix hydrolase 2: MSASETSTPMNVNENEEQGLLDAINDRYGGVIVEVTQPMDSALFASVLSASMAQWRQQGKRGVWIKLPIQHVNLVEAAVKEGFWYHHAEPNYMMLVHWLPQGAHTLPANASHRVGIGAFVMNKNREVLVVQENIGRLRGTGVWKFPTGVVNEGEDLCAAAVREVKEETAIDTKFVQVLAFRQSHKVFFEKSDIFFLCLLEPLSFEIQKQESEIEAAKWMPIEEYAAQPFVQKYELLKCSVDICLAKKDGNYSGFSPVLTSSAFSNEKSYMYFNIHDLNKQ, translated from the exons ATGTCAGCATCAGAGACTTCAACTCCTATGAATGTCAATGAAAATGAAGAACAAGGACTTCTTGATGCAATCAACGATAGGTATGGGGGAGTAATTGTTGAAGTGACTCAACCTATGGACTCTGCCCTCTTTGCTTCTGTTCTTAGTGCTTCAATGGCACAGTGGCGACAGCAG GGTAAAAGAGGTGTGTGGATCAAATTGCCTATTCAGCACGTCAATCTTGTTGAAGCTGCTGTCAAG GAAGGATTTTGGTATCACCATGCTGAGCCTAATTATATGATGCTTGTTCATTGGCTGCCTCAAGGCGCACACACTCTTCCGGCAAACGCTTCGCACCGCGTGGGGATCGGCGCATTTGTGATGAACAAAAACAGAGAG GTTCTAGTGGTCCAAGAGAACATTGGACGATTACGAGGGACAGGTGTGTGGAAGTTCCCTACAGGTGttgtgaatgag GGAGAAGATCTTTGTGCAGCTGCAGTTAGAGAAGTCAAAGAAGAGACAGCA ATTGATACAAAATTTGTTCAAGTACTAGCATTCAG ACAAAGCCACAAGGTATTCTTTGAAAAGTCAGATATATTCTTCCTGTGCCTGTTGGAACCACTTTCTTTTGAAATCCAGAAGCAGGAATCTGAGATAGAGGCAGCTAAG TGGATGCCAATTGAAGAATATGCAGCACAGCCATTTGTCCAGAAATATGAGCTCTTAAAATGCAGTGTTGACATATGCTTAGCAAAGAAAGATGGCAACTATTCTGGCTTCTCTCCTGTGCTAACCTCATCGGCATTCTCCAACGAAAAGAGCTATATGTACTTCAATATTCATGACCTCAATAAGCAGTAA